The Limnochorda sp. LNt genome includes a region encoding these proteins:
- the atpA gene encoding F0F1 ATP synthase subunit alpha → MAIRPEEITSVLKREIERFEAQPAVEEVGTVIYVGDGIARVHGLSDCMASELLRFPGDLFGMALNLEEDNIGAVLMGPYAHLKEGDPVYRTGRVMEVPVGEALLGRVVNPLGQPLDGKGPITTDQRRPIETRAPGVVDRRKVSVPLQTGLKAVDSMIPIGRGQRELIIGDRQTGKTALAVDTIINQKGQGVICIYVAIGQKASTVAGVVDVLDRHGAMEYSIVVSATASEPAPLLYIAPYAGTAMGEYFMYKGQDVLVVYDDLSKHAAAYREMSLLLRRPPGREAFPGDIFYLHSRLLERSAKLDDRLGGGSLTALPIIETQAGDISAYIPTNVISITDGQIYLESDLFYAGIRPAINVGRSVSRVGGDAQVKAMRQVAGRLRLDLSQYRELAAFAQFGSDLDRATQARLIRGERVTEVLKQGQYQPMPVEEQVAIIFAGVNGLLDDMPVEQVQPFEQQFLQYLRTQRPQVLEAIRERKELTDETAAALKESILEVKERMRAAAASSPQAASGTSAR, encoded by the coding sequence GTGGCGATCCGACCGGAGGAGATCACGTCGGTCTTGAAGCGGGAGATCGAGCGCTTCGAGGCCCAGCCGGCCGTCGAAGAGGTGGGCACCGTCATCTACGTCGGTGACGGGATCGCTCGGGTGCACGGCCTGAGCGACTGCATGGCCAGCGAACTCTTGCGCTTCCCCGGTGACCTCTTTGGCATGGCCCTCAACCTGGAAGAGGACAACATCGGGGCGGTGCTGATGGGACCCTACGCCCACCTCAAGGAGGGGGACCCCGTCTACCGCACGGGCCGTGTCATGGAGGTCCCTGTCGGCGAGGCCCTGCTGGGGCGGGTGGTCAACCCGCTGGGCCAGCCCCTCGACGGCAAGGGGCCTATCACGACGGACCAGCGCCGACCCATCGAGACCCGGGCGCCGGGCGTTGTCGACCGGCGCAAGGTGTCGGTCCCGCTGCAGACGGGCCTCAAGGCCGTCGACTCCATGATCCCCATCGGCCGGGGTCAGCGGGAGCTCATCATCGGGGACCGCCAGACGGGCAAGACGGCCCTGGCCGTCGACACCATCATCAACCAGAAGGGCCAGGGCGTCATCTGCATCTACGTCGCCATCGGCCAGAAGGCGTCGACCGTGGCGGGCGTCGTGGACGTCCTCGACCGCCACGGGGCCATGGAGTACAGCATCGTGGTCTCGGCGACGGCCAGCGAGCCGGCGCCCCTGCTCTACATTGCCCCCTACGCCGGCACGGCCATGGGCGAGTACTTCATGTACAAGGGGCAGGACGTGCTGGTCGTCTACGACGATCTCTCCAAGCACGCGGCGGCGTATCGCGAGATGTCGTTGCTGCTGCGGCGTCCTCCCGGGCGTGAGGCCTTCCCGGGCGACATCTTCTACCTGCACAGCCGCCTGCTGGAGCGATCGGCCAAGCTGGATGACCGGCTCGGCGGCGGTTCGCTGACGGCCCTACCCATCATCGAGACGCAGGCGGGCGACATCTCGGCGTACATCCCCACCAACGTCATCTCCATTACCGACGGGCAGATCTACCTGGAGAGCGACCTCTTCTACGCCGGCATCCGGCCTGCCATCAACGTCGGGCGCTCGGTCAGCCGGGTCGGCGGCGACGCCCAGGTCAAGGCCATGCGCCAGGTGGCAGGCCGGCTGCGCCTGGACCTCTCCCAGTACCGTGAGCTGGCCGCCTTCGCGCAGTTCGGCTCCGACCTGGATCGGGCCACCCAGGCCCGCCTCATCCGGGGCGAGCGGGTGACCGAGGTGCTCAAGCAGGGCCAGTACCAGCCCATGCCGGTGGAGGAGCAGGTCGCCATCATCTTCGCGGGGGTCAACGGCCTGCTGGACGACATGCCGGTCGAGCAGGTGCAGCCGTTCGAGCAGCAGTTTTTGCAGTATCTGCGCACGCAGCGGCCCCAAGTCTTGGAGGCCATCCGGGAGCGCAAGGAGCTGACCGACGAGACCGCGGCTGCCCTCAAGGAATCCATCCTCGAGGTGAAGGAGCGCATGCGGGCGGCGGCTGCCTCGAGCCCCCAGGCGGCCTCGGGGACGTCCGCTCGCTAG
- the atpH gene encoding ATP synthase F1 subunit delta — MTGRRILVRRYALALAELASERGLLDEVERGLSRVARRLQEDAALRRLWLEGHVEAERKLTAIREALGDDVPEMVYGFLRVVAQKGREGLLSAMAEQVQVEADRLRDVVRVEVETAVPLTPDQEQMLSQRLRDFLGASGVRLSVRVNPDLIGGLVVRAGDLRLDGSLSRQLWRLRDRLRTAPMPPMAVSADGKAG, encoded by the coding sequence GTGACGGGCCGGCGCATCCTGGTGCGCCGGTATGCGCTGGCACTGGCCGAGCTGGCCTCCGAGCGCGGCCTCCTCGACGAGGTGGAGCGCGGCCTGAGCCGGGTGGCCCGGCGCCTGCAGGAGGACGCGGCCCTGCGCCGCCTGTGGCTCGAGGGCCACGTGGAGGCCGAGCGTAAACTGACGGCCATCCGTGAGGCGCTGGGTGACGACGTCCCGGAGATGGTCTACGGCTTCCTGCGCGTGGTCGCCCAGAAGGGGCGCGAGGGCTTGCTGTCGGCCATGGCGGAGCAGGTGCAGGTCGAGGCGGACCGGCTCCGCGACGTGGTCCGGGTCGAGGTGGAGACGGCCGTGCCCCTGACGCCCGACCAGGAGCAGATGCTCTCGCAGCGCCTGCGGGACTTCCTGGGAGCCAGCGGCGTGCGGCTGTCGGTGCGGGTCAATCCGGACCTGATCGGTGGCCTGGTGGTGCGGGCCGGCGACCTGCGCCTGGACGGGAGTCTCTCCCGGCAGCTCTGGCGCTTGCGCGACCGGCTTCGCACGGCACCCATGCCGCCCATGGCGGTCTCGGCGGACGGAAAGGCAGGTTGA
- the wecB gene encoding non-hydrolyzing UDP-N-acetylglucosamine 2-epimerase codes for MPIFGTRPEAIKLAPVIRAVRQAPEFEVRIVVTGQHREMLDQVLRVFELVPDADLDLMRPGQSLSHITCGALSGLDGLLQRDRPDVVLVQGDTTTTFAAALAAFYHRIPVGHVEAGLRTDDPYRPFPEEINRRLTSVLARWHFAPTARAARRLLHEGIEPQRVWLTGNTVIDALRHVAARAGPVRHWQVRRHLERGRRLLLVTTHRRESWGEPHRAVYRALKELIGAFDDVVGVVSVHPNPAVRQVATEELEGIDRVVLLEPPDYLGFVPLLQAATLVLTDSGGLQEEAPALGKPVLVLREVTERPEAVEAGCARLVGTDPTRIVEEASRLLSDPEAYRAMALAVNPFGDGRAAERIVQALRWAMGLSTTPPEPFRPTPSGGDGEKRC; via the coding sequence ATGCCCATCTTCGGGACCCGGCCCGAGGCCATCAAGCTGGCGCCCGTCATTCGGGCCGTGCGGCAGGCCCCGGAGTTCGAGGTGCGCATCGTGGTGACGGGCCAGCACCGGGAGATGTTGGACCAGGTGCTGCGCGTCTTCGAGCTGGTGCCCGACGCCGATCTCGACCTGATGCGGCCGGGGCAGAGCCTGAGCCACATCACCTGCGGCGCGCTGTCGGGTCTTGACGGGCTGCTCCAGCGAGATCGCCCCGACGTGGTCCTGGTGCAAGGCGACACCACCACCACCTTCGCTGCCGCCCTGGCGGCCTTTTACCATCGCATCCCCGTGGGGCACGTCGAGGCCGGGTTGCGCACCGACGATCCCTACCGCCCCTTTCCCGAGGAGATCAACCGGCGTCTCACCTCGGTCCTGGCCCGCTGGCACTTCGCCCCGACCGCCCGGGCAGCCCGGCGGCTCCTCCACGAGGGGATCGAGCCGCAACGGGTCTGGCTGACCGGCAATACGGTCATCGACGCCTTGCGTCACGTCGCCGCTCGCGCCGGTCCGGTCCGGCATTGGCAGGTGCGTCGTCACCTGGAGCGCGGCCGGCGGCTGCTCCTGGTGACCACCCACCGCCGGGAGAGCTGGGGCGAGCCCCACCGCGCGGTCTACCGCGCCCTCAAGGAGCTCATCGGCGCCTTCGATGACGTGGTGGGGGTGGTCAGCGTCCACCCGAATCCTGCCGTGCGCCAGGTGGCCACCGAGGAGCTGGAGGGCATCGACCGGGTGGTGCTGCTGGAGCCTCCCGACTACCTGGGGTTCGTGCCGCTGCTGCAGGCGGCGACGCTGGTCCTGACCGACTCGGGAGGCCTGCAAGAGGAGGCCCCGGCGCTGGGCAAGCCCGTGCTGGTGCTGCGCGAGGTGACCGAGCGGCCGGAGGCGGTGGAGGCCGGTTGCGCTCGGCTGGTGGGGACCGACCCGACTCGCATCGTGGAGGAGGCCAGCCGGCTGCTGAGCGACCCCGAGGCGTACCGGGCCATGGCACTGGCGGTCAACCCGTTCGGCGACGGGCGCGCCGCTGAGCGGATCGTGCAGGCTCTGCGTTGGGCGATGGGCCTTTCGACCACGCCGCCCGAGCCTTTCCGGCCGACTCCGAGCGGTGGAGATGGTGAAAAACGTTGCTAG
- a CDS encoding L-threonylcarbamoyladenylate synthase has product MRTRVVRVDPDRPDPAVLAEAGAAIREGQLVAFPTETVYGLGADALDERAVRRIFEAKGRPADNPLIVHVATREDVLRLAHPDPQGRWESLARRFWPGPLTLILPSRPVVSPAVTAGLSTVAVRMPAHRVALGLIEAAGRPIAAPSANRSGRPSPSTARHVIEDLAGRIEWILDGGPTGVGVESTVLDLTGDRPVVLRPGGLSLEQLQETLGDVALHRHEIDPGEVPRSPGLKYRHYAPEAPVVVLEGTPRAVAEAIRRRLAEIGPSGTTPLGLFVSDETLSLLDGQGVLPAPGVRVKRAGARHDLEGIARRLFGALRELDRARPALILAEAVDERGIGIAVNNRLKKAAAGRVERCVEPP; this is encoded by the coding sequence GTGAGGACCCGAGTGGTCCGGGTGGATCCCGACAGGCCCGACCCGGCGGTGCTGGCCGAGGCGGGGGCGGCCATCCGGGAGGGCCAGCTCGTCGCGTTCCCCACCGAGACGGTTTACGGGCTGGGAGCTGATGCGCTCGACGAGCGGGCGGTGCGGCGCATCTTCGAGGCCAAGGGCCGGCCGGCGGACAACCCCCTCATCGTGCACGTGGCCACTCGGGAGGACGTCCTGCGACTGGCCCACCCGGACCCCCAGGGACGCTGGGAGTCACTGGCGCGCCGATTCTGGCCGGGCCCGCTGACGCTGATCTTGCCGAGCCGCCCGGTGGTGAGCCCTGCCGTCACGGCAGGGCTCTCCACGGTGGCCGTCCGCATGCCGGCCCATCGGGTGGCCCTGGGCCTCATCGAGGCAGCGGGGCGACCCATCGCCGCGCCCAGCGCCAATCGCTCGGGGCGCCCCAGCCCGTCGACCGCCCGCCACGTCATCGAGGACCTGGCCGGCCGGATCGAGTGGATCCTCGACGGCGGGCCGACAGGGGTCGGGGTGGAGTCGACGGTGTTGGACCTGACGGGCGATCGGCCGGTGGTGCTGCGGCCCGGCGGCCTCAGCCTGGAGCAGCTGCAGGAGACGTTGGGTGACGTGGCCCTGCACCGGCACGAGATCGATCCGGGGGAGGTGCCCCGTTCGCCCGGCTTGAAGTACCGGCACTACGCGCCGGAGGCTCCGGTGGTGGTGCTGGAGGGCACGCCCCGGGCCGTCGCCGAGGCCATCCGTCGGCGCCTCGCGGAGATCGGGCCCTCGGGGACGACCCCGCTGGGGCTCTTCGTCTCCGACGAGACGCTGTCGCTCCTGGATGGGCAAGGGGTGCTGCCCGCTCCGGGCGTGCGGGTGAAGCGGGCAGGGGCGCGGCACGATCTGGAGGGGATCGCCCGGCGGCTCTTCGGCGCGTTGCGCGAGCTGGATCGGGCCCGCCCGGCGCTGATCCTGGCCGAGGCCGTCGACGAGCGGGGGATCGGCATCGCGGTCAACAACCGCCTCAAGAAGGCCGCTGCAGGGCGGGTGGAGCGTTGCGTCGAGCCGCCTTGA
- the atpB gene encoding F0F1 ATP synthase subunit A gives MLERFLESKLAAIGHVLEEVAPRTLWQVGPFEITTTVVNSWAVVAIIAVVAVLLRRQIQQRPRGLQTLAEVFYRFIEGLLEQSLGHADRRFVPLVGTFFVMVLALNYAWFIPGVVPPTTDLSTTVALAATDILLVQVFAARAVGLRRYLKRFVEPIPFLLPMNVLEELVKVFSLSVRLFGNLFGGDMVVAALFVLVPFLAPTPVMLLEVLFGFIQALIFATLTSVYVATAMGHH, from the coding sequence ATGCTGGAGCGCTTCTTGGAGTCCAAGCTGGCCGCGATCGGGCACGTGCTGGAGGAGGTGGCCCCTCGCACCCTCTGGCAGGTGGGGCCTTTCGAGATCACCACGACGGTGGTCAACAGCTGGGCGGTGGTGGCCATCATCGCGGTGGTGGCCGTCCTCCTGCGGCGCCAGATCCAACAGCGCCCCCGGGGGCTTCAGACCCTGGCCGAGGTCTTCTACCGGTTCATCGAGGGGCTGCTGGAGCAGTCGCTGGGGCATGCCGACCGCCGCTTCGTGCCGCTGGTGGGCACCTTCTTCGTCATGGTGCTGGCCCTCAACTACGCCTGGTTCATCCCCGGGGTGGTGCCGCCGACGACGGACCTCTCCACCACGGTCGCCCTGGCCGCTACCGACATCCTCCTGGTCCAGGTCTTCGCGGCCCGGGCCGTCGGGTTGCGACGCTATCTCAAGCGATTCGTGGAGCCCATCCCCTTCCTGTTGCCGATGAACGTCCTCGAGGAGCTGGTGAAGGTCTTCTCCTTGTCGGTGCGTCTGTTCGGCAACCTCTTCGGCGGCGACATGGTGGTGGCGGCGCTGTTCGTGCTGGTGCCGTTTCTGGCGCCAACGCCGGTGATGCTGCTGGAGGTCCTGTTCGGCTTCATCCAGGCCTTGATCTTCGCAACCCTCACATCCGTTTACGTGGCCACGGCCATGGGCCATCACTGA
- the prmC gene encoding peptide chain release factor N(5)-glutamine methyltransferase, translated as MRGATDRAPRVAVDFLRLAEPYLARHGCPSPRLDAEVLLAHVLGTSRLELYTRLDQPLEPDEVDAYREALRRRANREPVAYIVGYREFYGLRFGVDRAVLVPRPETEYLVELALRAWQGREGAGSGARAGGARFVDVGTGSGALAVTLTARVADWEGIGSDVSPAALACARDNARRHQLLDRLAWVRGDALSWAGDETFDLVVANPPYVPTDTLDGLAPEIRRYEPRLALDGGPDGLSVARRVAEGAARVLRAGGLLAMELGSADQARDLAAWLRSHAASTLARVAPVRDPVSGTPALLAQRPGTGPLAWPATPAEELAGP; from the coding sequence ATGAGAGGCGCCACCGACCGTGCCCCCCGCGTCGCCGTCGACTTCTTGCGGCTGGCCGAGCCCTACCTGGCCCGGCACGGCTGCCCCAGCCCGCGGCTGGATGCCGAGGTGCTGCTGGCCCACGTGCTGGGCACCTCCCGCCTCGAGCTGTACACCCGCCTCGATCAGCCCCTGGAGCCCGACGAGGTCGACGCCTACCGGGAGGCGCTGCGCCGGCGGGCCAATCGGGAGCCCGTGGCCTACATCGTGGGCTACCGCGAGTTTTACGGGCTGCGCTTCGGGGTGGATCGGGCGGTGCTGGTGCCTCGCCCCGAGACCGAGTACCTGGTGGAGCTGGCGTTGCGAGCGTGGCAGGGGCGGGAGGGTGCCGGGAGCGGCGCCCGCGCCGGAGGGGCGCGCTTCGTCGACGTGGGCACCGGCAGCGGTGCCCTGGCGGTGACGCTGACGGCGAGGGTCGCCGACTGGGAGGGCATCGGGAGCGACGTCTCCCCGGCGGCACTGGCCTGCGCTCGCGACAACGCCCGCCGTCACCAGCTCCTCGACCGGCTCGCCTGGGTGCGGGGCGACGCCCTGTCCTGGGCGGGCGACGAGACCTTCGACCTGGTGGTCGCCAATCCGCCCTATGTCCCCACCGATACCCTGGATGGCCTCGCCCCCGAGATCCGTCGGTACGAGCCTCGCCTGGCTCTCGACGGGGGACCTGACGGGCTGTCGGTGGCGCGCCGGGTGGCAGAGGGAGCCGCTCGGGTCTTGCGCGCGGGCGGGCTGCTGGCGATGGAGCTGGGCAGCGCCGACCAGGCCCGCGATCTGGCGGCGTGGCTGAGGAGCCATGCGGCGTCCACGCTGGCACGCGTCGCGCCAGTGCGGGATCCGGTCAGCGGCACGCCGGCACTGCTGGCCCAAAGGCCTGGCACGGGGCCGCTCGCATGGCCTGCGACGCCTGCGGAGGAGTTGGCGGGGCCGTGA
- the atpF gene encoding F0F1 ATP synthase subunit B yields MAGAAEHLVALAAAGGEAAATPLQINLTTFAAQVVNVLVVMLLLTRLVFKPLGDVLARREAEVSEAVEGARRSREEAERLRDEMRHEMEQTRRRAQEELQRALEAAEQERQRRLRQAEEEAHRSLEQARAEIRMERDQALAAIREEAATLAVAAAERLLRRQIDEADGRRIAREFIEQVGERR; encoded by the coding sequence ATGGCGGGCGCAGCAGAACATCTGGTGGCGCTGGCGGCCGCGGGTGGCGAGGCGGCGGCCACGCCGTTGCAGATCAATCTGACGACGTTCGCGGCGCAGGTCGTCAACGTCCTGGTGGTCATGCTCCTCCTCACCCGCCTGGTCTTCAAGCCGCTGGGCGACGTGCTGGCCAGGCGGGAGGCCGAGGTGAGCGAGGCCGTCGAGGGGGCGCGCCGCTCCCGCGAGGAGGCGGAGCGCCTGCGTGACGAGATGCGTCACGAGATGGAGCAGACCCGGCGGCGGGCCCAGGAGGAGCTCCAGCGGGCGTTGGAGGCCGCCGAGCAGGAGCGTCAGCGACGCCTGAGGCAGGCCGAGGAGGAGGCGCACCGCTCGCTGGAGCAGGCGCGGGCCGAGATCCGCATGGAGCGCGACCAGGCGCTGGCGGCTATCCGGGAGGAGGCCGCGACCCTGGCGGTGGCCGCGGCGGAGCGGCTGCTGCGGCGCCAGATCGATGAGGCTGATGGCCGACGGATCGCCCGGGAGTTCATCGAGCAGGTAGGTGAGCGCCGGTGA
- a CDS encoding ATP synthase subunit I, which produces MPTPAERRDEASGPPSPRRWPGLGTWQLALTGGALAALAWWIGYPDAAWGVAAGTPAGMVNHGLTRRALERWQAGGSGSGWVLGASMLRLAVAATLLWWAAGRGLPFLLGMLAGLMVEVIGYVLTAPRYIRHSKADGR; this is translated from the coding sequence GTGCCGACCCCGGCGGAGCGTCGTGACGAGGCCTCGGGGCCGCCGTCGCCGCGCCGTTGGCCGGGTCTCGGCACGTGGCAGCTCGCGCTGACCGGTGGGGCACTGGCAGCGTTGGCGTGGTGGATAGGGTATCCGGATGCGGCCTGGGGCGTCGCCGCCGGCACGCCGGCGGGCATGGTCAACCACGGCCTCACCCGGCGGGCCCTCGAGCGCTGGCAGGCCGGCGGCAGCGGCAGCGGCTGGGTGCTGGGAGCCTCGATGTTGAGGCTGGCGGTCGCGGCGACCTTGCTGTGGTGGGCCGCCGGGCGGGGGCTCCCCTTCCTGCTGGGGATGCTGGCGGGGTTGATGGTCGAGGTGATCGGGTACGTGCTGACGGCGCCGCGATACATCCGGCACAGCAAGGCGGACGGGCGGTAG
- a CDS encoding AtpZ/AtpI family protein → MGDRGGGRGAGRSPWAELGRYAGLFAWGFNTAAALVLGIWGGNYLDRRWGTAPWLAVTGVVLAVTLSLYSLVREISRVESRERRR, encoded by the coding sequence GTGGGTGACCGAGGCGGTGGTCGAGGAGCCGGGCGCTCGCCGTGGGCGGAGCTGGGCCGCTACGCCGGCCTGTTCGCGTGGGGCTTCAACACGGCAGCCGCGCTGGTGCTGGGCATCTGGGGCGGCAACTACCTGGATCGCCGGTGGGGGACGGCCCCCTGGCTGGCCGTCACGGGCGTCGTCCTGGCCGTGACGCTCTCGCTCTACTCGTTGGTACGCGAGATCTCAAGGGTCGAGTCGCGCGAACGGCGCCGTTGA
- the atpE gene encoding ATP synthase F0 subunit C has product MEFLAVTLAIAMPAMMSAFGQAWATSRAVESMARQPEAAGDIRGALLIALAFMEALTLFSFVIAFILSGRV; this is encoded by the coding sequence GTGGAATTCCTGGCAGTCACGCTGGCCATCGCCATGCCGGCCATGATGTCCGCCTTCGGGCAGGCATGGGCGACCTCCCGAGCGGTGGAGAGCATGGCCCGCCAGCCGGAGGCGGCGGGTGACATCCGGGGCGCTCTGCTGATCGCCCTGGCGTTCATGGAGGCCCTGACCCTGTTCTCGTTCGTGATCGCGTTCATTCTCTCGGGCCGGGTCTGA
- the atpG gene encoding ATP synthase F1 subunit gamma, producing the protein MAGQSVRDIRRRIQSVRNTQQVTKAMEMVSAAKLRRAQSRTLAARPFANRIAEVLARVVGTTLAEQPELARAHPLLARRENGRTLLCVIAADRGLAGGYNANMGRALEAALRAEERQGRQVEIVAVGRKMRDWLRRTGRPARQVFVHLGDHVEYGTAQEVARALTEPYVAGECDRVLLLFTQFVSAVVGRPVLFQLLPIPEGGPKPWPVREREGAIWPRGGTATEADGAGSSDPAIPARRAGRWEPPYIYEPSPEAVIGVLLERYVDAEVFRALLEAKASEHGARMTAMRNASDNAEEMIEALTLSFNRARQAGITQEITEIVGGAEALAHQI; encoded by the coding sequence GTGGCCGGGCAGTCGGTACGAGACATCCGGCGGCGCATCCAGAGCGTCCGCAACACCCAACAGGTGACCAAGGCCATGGAGATGGTCTCCGCGGCCAAGCTGCGACGCGCCCAGAGTCGCACGCTGGCCGCCCGACCCTTCGCCAACCGGATCGCCGAGGTGCTGGCGCGGGTCGTGGGCACCACGCTGGCCGAGCAGCCGGAGCTGGCGCGTGCCCACCCGCTGCTGGCCCGGCGCGAAAACGGCCGTACCCTGCTGTGCGTCATCGCGGCCGACCGGGGGCTGGCCGGCGGCTACAACGCCAACATGGGCCGGGCACTGGAGGCCGCCCTCCGGGCCGAGGAGCGCCAGGGGCGCCAGGTTGAGATCGTGGCCGTCGGGCGCAAGATGCGCGACTGGCTGCGGCGCACCGGGCGGCCGGCCCGTCAGGTCTTCGTCCATCTGGGCGACCACGTGGAGTACGGCACGGCCCAGGAGGTGGCGCGGGCCTTGACGGAGCCCTACGTGGCGGGCGAATGCGACCGCGTATTGCTGCTGTTCACCCAGTTCGTTAGCGCCGTCGTCGGTCGGCCCGTGCTCTTCCAGTTGCTGCCCATCCCCGAGGGCGGGCCCAAGCCGTGGCCCGTGCGGGAGCGGGAGGGTGCGATCTGGCCGCGGGGCGGCACGGCCACGGAGGCGGACGGGGCTGGATCGAGCGATCCGGCCATCCCGGCGCGCCGGGCCGGCCGGTGGGAACCGCCCTACATCTACGAGCCGTCGCCCGAGGCGGTCATCGGCGTCTTGCTGGAGCGCTACGTGGACGCGGAGGTCTTCCGGGCCCTCCTGGAGGCCAAGGCGAGCGAGCACGGCGCACGGATGACGGCGATGCGCAACGCCAGCGACAACGCCGAGGAGATGATCGAGGCGCTGACGCTCTCCTTCAACCGGGCACGGCAGGCCGGCATCACGCAGGAGATCACGGAGATCGTGGGCGGCGCCGAGGCCCTGGCGCACCAGATCTGA
- the upp gene encoding uracil phosphoribosyltransferase encodes MAAVHVIDHPLVQHKLTLLRDEQTGPKEFRELLEEISMLITYEATRDFPVEEVPVRTPLEETRGRSLSGKKVAVVPILRAGLGMVGGILRLVPAAKVGHVGIYRDPESLRPVEYYCKLPTDIADRDVIVCDPMLATGGSVVEAVRYVKNRGGRSIRVMALIAAPEGLRHLERHHPDVEVYLAAVDDRLDEHGYIRPGLGDAGDRLYGTR; translated from the coding sequence GTGGCGGCGGTGCATGTCATCGACCACCCATTGGTGCAGCACAAGCTGACCCTGTTGCGTGACGAGCAGACCGGCCCCAAGGAGTTTCGGGAGCTCCTCGAAGAGATCTCCATGCTGATCACCTACGAGGCCACTCGTGACTTCCCCGTCGAAGAGGTCCCCGTCCGGACGCCGTTGGAGGAGACCCGGGGGCGGTCGCTGAGCGGCAAGAAGGTGGCCGTGGTCCCCATCCTCCGGGCAGGCCTGGGGATGGTCGGCGGGATCCTGCGGCTGGTGCCGGCGGCGAAGGTAGGGCACGTCGGCATCTATCGAGACCCCGAGAGCCTGCGGCCGGTAGAGTACTACTGCAAGCTGCCCACCGACATCGCCGACCGGGACGTCATCGTCTGCGACCCCATGCTGGCGACGGGCGGCTCGGTGGTGGAGGCGGTGCGCTACGTCAAGAACCGTGGCGGGCGCAGCATCCGGGTGATGGCCCTCATCGCCGCGCCGGAGGGGTTGCGCCATCTGGAGCGACACCACCCGGACGTCGAGGTCTACCTGGCGGCCGTCGACGACCGCCTCGACGAGCACGGGTACATCCGGCCCGGTCTGGGCGACGCGGGCGATCGCCTCTACGGCACCCGCTGA
- the rpiB gene encoding ribose 5-phosphate isomerase B, translated as MTSFTPEPDGVDSMPQTAGRGGEASPGGAILFVCSGNTCRSPLAAALFRKAWREKGGAVPLEAESAGLSARDGEPASQQARQVAQEWGVDLASHRARLLTRERLVTARLVLTMTEDHKRRVLAMAPEMAGRVYTLGEYAGSPRDVEDPFGQELERYRATARELESLTRLAASRLERESRQASGVRAVAVGWDHAGRLLRDAVVETLREEGWVVEEHGPAEGGAVDYPDVALEVARAVAAGRVAFGVLMCGTGIGMSIAANKVRGVRAALCHDPYSARMARAHNDANLLAIGGRVVGPAVAAEVVRAFARGSFEGGRHARRVDKIARMEDGA; from the coding sequence ATGACGTCGTTCACTCCCGAGCCCGATGGCGTGGATAGCATGCCCCAGACGGCAGGGCGAGGCGGGGAGGCCTCGCCGGGCGGGGCCATCCTCTTCGTCTGCTCGGGCAACACGTGCCGCAGCCCGCTGGCGGCTGCTCTCTTCCGCAAGGCATGGCGCGAGAAGGGAGGTGCCGTGCCCCTCGAGGCCGAGTCGGCAGGGTTGAGCGCCCGAGACGGAGAACCGGCCAGCCAGCAGGCCCGGCAGGTAGCGCAGGAATGGGGCGTCGACCTCGCCTCGCATCGCGCACGCCTGCTGACCCGTGAGCGGCTGGTGACGGCCCGACTGGTCCTGACCATGACGGAGGACCACAAGCGGCGGGTGCTGGCCATGGCGCCGGAGATGGCGGGGCGGGTCTATACGCTGGGGGAGTATGCGGGGTCCCCGCGCGACGTGGAGGATCCCTTCGGTCAGGAGCTCGAGCGATACCGTGCGACGGCACGCGAGCTGGAGTCGCTGACCCGTCTGGCGGCGAGCCGCCTGGAGCGGGAGAGCCGGCAGGCCAGCGGGGTCCGTGCGGTCGCCGTGGGTTGGGACCATGCCGGGCGGCTCCTGCGCGACGCGGTAGTGGAGACCCTCCGCGAGGAGGGGTGGGTCGTCGAGGAGCACGGCCCGGCCGAGGGGGGGGCGGTCGACTACCCCGACGTGGCCCTGGAGGTGGCGCGGGCGGTGGCGGCCGGACGGGTCGCCTTCGGCGTGTTGATGTGCGGCACCGGCATCGGGATGAGCATCGCCGCCAACAAGGTGCGAGGGGTGAGGGCCGCGCTCTGCCACGACCCGTACTCGGCCCGCATGGCCCGAGCCCACAACGACGCCAATCTCCTGGCCATCGGGGGCCGGGTGGTGGGGCCCGCGGTGGCCGCCGAGGTGGTGAGGGCCTTCGCCCGGGGCAGCTTCGAGGGAGGGCGTCACGCCCGCCGGGTCGACAAGATCGCGCGCATGGAGGACGGAGCGTGA